From a region of the Methanolobus tindarius DSM 2278 genome:
- a CDS encoding CBS domain-containing protein codes for MNVKDIMSSPVYTIAPEETVAHARKLMLKHKISTLVVAEKEEMVGIVTKTDLGKRLAQAEPMWRRRPIDKIPVSMVMHENPITIYPGATPAQACELMIENGINSLAVVNREVLGIITGTDIMKYYSEQDIKTKVSEVITDDIVFVHRHHTINHVIHEMEENQTNYVIVNDDADEAVGMITTASVAFNQMADNEGNLPSKSIKMTRRSTPAGVKEYRYVKEVPLVAEDIMTELPHVIDINNKATNAARIMLSEHTIALPVSNGGNIVGLINRRDIIRAVQQA; via the coding sequence ATGAATGTGAAAGACATTATGAGTTCACCGGTATACACCATAGCACCGGAAGAAACCGTAGCACATGCAAGAAAGCTTATGCTTAAGCATAAGATCAGCACCCTGGTGGTAGCTGAAAAGGAAGAGATGGTCGGTATTGTCACAAAGACAGACCTTGGAAAGAGGCTCGCACAGGCCGAACCAATGTGGAGAAGGAGGCCAATTGACAAGATACCGGTGAGCATGGTAATGCACGAGAACCCCATCACGATTTATCCTGGAGCTACACCCGCCCAGGCATGTGAACTCATGATAGAGAATGGAATAAACTCACTTGCTGTTGTAAACAGAGAAGTGCTTGGAATAATTACAGGAACGGACATAATGAAGTATTACTCCGAGCAGGATATTAAAACCAAAGTTTCAGAAGTAATAACAGATGATATTGTGTTCGTTCACAGGCACCACACAATAAACCATGTGATACACGAAATGGAAGAAAACCAGACCAATTACGTCATTGTAAATGATGATGCAGATGAAGCGGTCGGTATGATCACAACAGCCAGTGTCGCATTCAACCAGATGGCTGATAACGAGGGGAATCTTCCTTCAAAGAGCATTAAAATGACAAGACGCTCAACACCCGCAGGTGTGAAGGAGTACCGTTACGTAAAGGAAGTTCCTCTTGTTGCGGAAGATATCATGACAGAACTCCCACATGTAATCGACATAAACAACAAGGCAACAAACGCAGCAAGAATAATGCTCTCAGAGCACACAATAGCACTTCCGGTATCTAATGGAGGTAACATTGTAGGACTCATAAACAGGCGCGATATAATCAGGGCAGTACAGCAAGCATAA
- a CDS encoding UPF0058 family protein has translation MHKDELIQLHTLMAQIRRHFEHMGVDNSFTEYDSLSISPLHVHRSKAEHKHAIFVLGNDIAAALSQDDTSGIGRTSERMHELAMKAGSQLVNTN, from the coding sequence ATGCATAAAGATGAATTAATACAGTTGCACACATTAATGGCACAGATTAGAAGACACTTTGAGCACATGGGCGTGGATAATTCATTCACGGAGTATGACTCATTATCCATAAGTCCTCTGCATGTTCACAGGAGCAAGGCAGAGCATAAACATGCAATCTTCGTTCTTGGAAACGACATTGCAGCGGCTCTTTCCCAGGATGATACTTCCGGAATAGGGAGGACATCAGAAAGGATGCATGAGCTCGCTATGAAGGCAGGCAGCCAGTTGGTAAATACTAACTAA
- a CDS encoding NAD(P)/FAD-dependent oxidoreductase: MPEKKNDENKKIVIIGGGAVGMAVATSLTRHSDYSISVFSADVHTAYSQCGMPFVISGEIDSFETLLLRDNKFFKDMGIDLHLKTRIDSINILKRTVTTGKQDYHFDKLVIATGSKPKIPTNVPGTSLGNVFTLRTLTDAMRIEEALKNASSVVIIGGGSIGAELAAATTRRNINTILLNRSSSILSHNVDPDMAEAVQEHLESLGVNVITGYVPTSLNGEEKVSSVTIGSTDFPADIVIFSTGVSPENELALNAGIDIGTTGGIIVDEYLHPSVSGTFHPDIYCGGECIEVPELITGKPMLSQVASTARRMAGTITQNLTSKPVRFEPILNPWVAVIGEVQVGTTGITSKKAAENDIKIVTGLATGATRAEYYPGGSKIFIKLIFRDEYLIGAQVVGGEGVKERIDALTLAIKKRTTVQELANIETCYAPPVSALQDPTGFAAKGALKKMRKKA; encoded by the coding sequence ATGCCGGAAAAAAAGAATGATGAAAATAAAAAAATAGTAATAATTGGTGGAGGTGCAGTCGGCATGGCTGTTGCCACAAGCCTCACACGCCACAGCGATTACTCAATAAGCGTATTTTCTGCAGATGTTCATACTGCCTACAGCCAATGTGGTATGCCTTTTGTCATCAGCGGGGAAATAGACAGTTTTGAAACACTTCTGCTTAGAGACAACAAATTCTTTAAGGACATGGGTATCGATCTGCACCTTAAAACAAGGATAGACTCAATAAACATCTTGAAGCGCACCGTAACAACTGGTAAACAAGACTATCATTTTGACAAATTGGTAATTGCAACAGGTAGTAAACCAAAGATACCTACCAATGTCCCAGGAACCTCCCTAGGAAATGTGTTTACCCTCAGAACACTTACAGATGCCATGAGAATAGAAGAAGCACTCAAAAATGCGTCCTCAGTTGTTATTATAGGAGGAGGCTCCATTGGTGCCGAACTGGCAGCTGCAACCACGCGAAGGAACATAAATACAATACTTTTGAACAGGAGTTCCTCAATACTGTCTCACAATGTGGACCCTGACATGGCGGAAGCCGTGCAGGAACATCTTGAATCCCTGGGTGTGAATGTCATCACCGGATACGTTCCCACTTCACTTAACGGTGAAGAGAAGGTCAGCTCCGTAACAATAGGTTCAACTGATTTTCCGGCAGATATTGTGATATTCTCCACAGGAGTAAGTCCTGAAAATGAACTTGCACTGAACGCAGGAATTGACATTGGAACTACCGGAGGAATAATAGTTGATGAGTATCTCCACCCATCAGTCTCAGGCACATTCCACCCTGACATCTATTGTGGAGGAGAATGCATCGAAGTTCCGGAACTCATTACAGGAAAGCCAATGTTAAGCCAGGTAGCAAGCACTGCGCGGAGGATGGCAGGAACAATCACACAAAACCTTACTTCAAAACCAGTCAGATTTGAACCGATACTGAATCCCTGGGTAGCGGTAATCGGAGAAGTTCAAGTCGGAACAACCGGGATAACATCAAAAAAAGCGGCAGAAAATGATATCAAAATAGTAACCGGTCTTGCAACCGGTGCAACAAGGGCTGAATACTATCCGGGAGGAAGCAAAATTTTCATCAAACTCATATTCAGGGATGAATATCTAATAGGTGCTCAAGTCGTAGGAGGAGAAGGCGTCAAGGAACGCATTGATGCTCTCACACTTGCCATAAAAAAGAGAACAACGGTTCAGGAGCTTGCAAACATAGAGACCTGCTATGCTCCACCGGTTTCCGCACTTCAGGATCCTACAGGGTTTGCTGCAAAAGGTGCGCTTAAAAAGATGAGAAAGAAAGCATGA
- a CDS encoding EF-Tu/IF-2/RF-3 family GTPase — MTKIAIIGSEKSGKTTLAGKLGKKGNVTDVTMYDYAKNDSILTTIDATGYPVSVKPLITALNLSDIALLCIPPEGLDPQAAECIIALDLMQYKHGIVVLTKADATYPFAVDELKAKLQNLTKGTALENWDYMSISTSSFEGMEELKELIFEIGAKVDEEQRELDGLSPRIMIDQSFNVTGIGCVVLGVVEQGTINMKDKMIAYPTKKELEIRSIQMHDVDVKSAPAGARVGLALKGIQSKDIDRGFVVSNEETVATNFVLSCRVSPLAKSFNVNDMLHLYVGLQSSPVRVVEINEAGNTVDTANPGKEYTLKLEGSKEISYIKDDRFILSNLDEKQRFIAYGHEQ; from the coding sequence ATGACAAAGATTGCTATCATCGGAAGTGAGAAAAGCGGTAAGACCACTCTTGCCGGAAAACTTGGAAAGAAAGGTAACGTCACTGACGTAACAATGTACGATTATGCCAAGAATGACAGCATACTCACAACCATTGATGCCACCGGTTATCCGGTATCTGTTAAACCTCTTATCACAGCACTCAATCTTTCAGATATTGCACTTTTATGCATCCCGCCTGAAGGACTCGACCCGCAGGCTGCAGAATGTATCATCGCACTTGACCTTATGCAATACAAACATGGTATTGTAGTTCTCACAAAGGCAGATGCCACCTATCCTTTTGCTGTTGACGAACTGAAAGCTAAGCTTCAGAATCTTACTAAGGGAACAGCACTTGAAAACTGGGATTATATGTCAATTTCCACAAGTTCATTTGAAGGAATGGAAGAACTCAAAGAACTCATTTTTGAGATTGGCGCTAAAGTTGACGAAGAACAAAGGGAACTTGACGGACTTAGCCCAAGAATTATGATTGACCAGTCTTTCAATGTTACAGGTATCGGTTGTGTTGTCCTGGGTGTTGTAGAACAGGGAACTATCAACATGAAGGACAAAATGATCGCATATCCCACAAAGAAAGAGCTTGAGATCAGGTCAATACAGATGCACGATGTAGATGTAAAATCTGCTCCGGCCGGGGCCAGAGTAGGACTTGCACTGAAAGGCATCCAGTCCAAAGATATCGACAGGGGATTTGTTGTCTCAAACGAAGAGACAGTTGCAACAAACTTCGTGCTAAGCTGCAGGGTTTCACCCCTTGCAAAATCATTCAATGTAAATGATATGTTACACCTTTATGTCGGACTTCAGTCTTCCCCTGTAAGGGTTGTAGAGATCAATGAAGCTGGAAACACTGTTGATACCGCAAATCCTGGAAAGGAATACACATTAAAACTTGAAGGAAGCAAGGAAATTTCCTACATTAAAGATGACAGGTTCATTCTTTCTAACCTGGATGAAAAACAGAGGTTCATTGCCTACGGGCATGAACAATAA
- the dnaG gene encoding DNA primase DnaG, whose product MQNADTTKYIIHSKISADGIIERPDIVGAIFGQTEGLLGSDLDLRDLQKTGRIGRIEVVVNAKGGKTKGTILIPSSLDKVETSILAASLETIDRVGPCSAKIEVTHIEDVRATKRHQIIERAKFIFKGMFDENLPESQEIADEVRQSVRVEEMQYYGKNKIPCGPTVFDSDAIIVVEGRADVLNLLKYGIKNTICVGGTNVPPEVAEFTRKKDTVTAFTDGDRGGELIIKELVQVANIDYIARAPDGKSVEDLVQKEIVRSLRQKVPVEQVIDKYVVKDQAAEDNGRVQRLPKRKERRATPSSAPASEVKRVGTSAVKRAPRETRGRDNRKKSPRDQKPREDRETTEKKPVVPKSKVPTSPENKRFKNHANDLIGTFSARFLDGGDNVVNETAVRDLVSTLKDYESEVKTVVFDGVVTQRILDIAADKGIERLIGAKVGSVTKRPASVKVLTASSL is encoded by the coding sequence ATGCAAAATGCAGATACTACAAAATATATAATTCATTCTAAAATTAGCGCAGATGGAATAATAGAACGCCCTGATATAGTAGGTGCCATCTTTGGTCAGACCGAGGGTCTTCTTGGCTCTGATCTTGATCTTCGCGATCTTCAGAAAACAGGAAGGATCGGCAGGATAGAAGTTGTTGTTAATGCAAAAGGTGGAAAGACCAAGGGTACCATCCTTATTCCTTCAAGTCTTGACAAGGTTGAGACTTCAATTCTTGCAGCTTCACTTGAGACCATAGACAGAGTTGGTCCATGCAGTGCAAAGATAGAGGTAACTCATATAGAAGATGTCAGGGCTACCAAGCGCCATCAAATAATTGAGAGGGCCAAGTTTATTTTCAAAGGTATGTTCGATGAGAATCTTCCGGAATCCCAGGAGATCGCTGATGAAGTACGTCAGTCCGTAAGGGTGGAGGAGATGCAGTACTATGGAAAGAATAAGATTCCATGTGGTCCTACTGTGTTTGATTCTGATGCTATTATCGTAGTTGAAGGTCGTGCTGATGTTCTTAACCTTTTGAAATACGGTATTAAGAACACAATTTGTGTCGGCGGTACAAATGTTCCTCCTGAAGTTGCTGAATTTACAAGAAAGAAGGATACTGTGACTGCTTTCACTGATGGCGATCGCGGAGGAGAACTCATCATCAAGGAACTTGTACAGGTTGCTAACATTGATTACATTGCAAGGGCACCTGATGGAAAGAGTGTCGAGGATCTTGTACAGAAAGAGATCGTCAGATCCCTCAGGCAGAAAGTTCCTGTTGAGCAAGTAATTGACAAGTATGTTGTCAAGGATCAGGCTGCAGAAGACAATGGTCGTGTGCAGCGTTTACCAAAACGCAAGGAAAGAAGAGCTACTCCTTCCTCTGCGCCTGCTTCTGAAGTAAAGCGTGTTGGTACTTCTGCTGTAAAAAGAGCTCCAAGGGAGACCCGTGGAAGGGATAACAGAAAGAAGAGTCCAAGAGATCAGAAACCACGCGAAGATAGGGAGACAACTGAAAAGAAACCAGTAGTTCCTAAATCAAAAGTTCCAACTTCCCCTGAGAATAAAAGGTTCAAGAACCACGCAAATGATCTGATAGGTACTTTTAGTGCACGTTTCCTTGATGGCGGGGATAATGTTGTCAATGAGACTGCAGTCAGGGATCTTGTAAGTACTCTTAAGGATTATGAGTCTGAAGTCAAAACTGTCGTATTTGACGGAGTGGTCACTCAAAGGATACTTGATATCGCTGCAGATAAAGGCATAGAACGCCTTATAGGTGCAAAAGTAGGTAGTGTTACCAAAAGACCTGCTTCTGTAAAAGTGCTTACTGCTTCTTCATTGTAA
- a CDS encoding CBS domain-containing protein: MEVKEIMAEPLAVDKSDTISHALDMMDKKGTRRLLVKHDGKMLGILTMRNLTKELGTRKKGSKPASSLHVATAVSDNFVKVLPETKVTDVITLLVKNGGIAVVVENDQVVGWVTPNEILRNNNIAGFAGEVMQKNPIVAGPADRVSHVRRIMLDNNIGRVPIVEGDKLVGIVTEKDIAKAMRSFRDLVEGSKQESRIKNLIVEDIMKMGVKTVYTNTSASDAAKIMLEENYGGLPVVNLEGHMVGLITRRSIIQGMAE, encoded by the coding sequence ATGGAAGTTAAGGAAATTATGGCAGAACCACTGGCCGTAGATAAGTCAGATACTATTTCCCATGCACTTGACATGATGGACAAGAAGGGAACAAGACGTCTTCTGGTGAAACACGATGGAAAGATGCTTGGAATACTCACAATGAGAAACCTTACAAAGGAACTTGGAACACGAAAGAAGGGAAGCAAGCCTGCTTCTTCCCTACATGTTGCAACCGCTGTATCAGATAATTTCGTAAAGGTGCTCCCTGAAACAAAAGTCACTGACGTTATAACTCTTCTCGTAAAGAATGGAGGGATAGCTGTTGTGGTTGAGAATGACCAGGTAGTCGGATGGGTCACACCTAACGAGATACTCAGGAACAACAACATCGCCGGATTTGCCGGTGAAGTAATGCAGAAAAACCCAATTGTTGCAGGGCCTGCAGACCGTGTAAGTCATGTAAGGAGAATAATGCTTGACAACAATATCGGAAGAGTCCCTATTGTAGAAGGAGACAAACTTGTGGGAATTGTTACTGAAAAGGATATTGCAAAGGCAATGCGTTCTTTCCGTGACCTTGTTGAAGGAAGTAAGCAGGAATCCCGCATAAAGAATCTCATTGTTGAAGATATCATGAAAATGGGAGTTAAGACTGTTTACACCAATACAAGCGCAAGTGATGCAGCCAAAATTATGCTCGAAGAGAATTATGGAGGTCTTCCTGTTGTAAATCTTGAGGGACACATGGTGGGACTTATCACCAGAAGAAGCATCATCCAGGGAATGGCGGAATAA
- a CDS encoding RNA ligase, which yields MKNSRNSELNIEKVAEFLELPPSKISDLVEKGNLKRNWDEYYDIYRFQGHAPQMEDGTVLIDHHGTFELVRGFPKIKRAMLLEPALLNNFSEISSVSVEEKMNGYNVRVIEFREKLIAFTRSGHVCPYSTERIQNFLEPDFFREHPDLVVYGEMTGPENPYVQKEAYGIESLDFFVFDIRYKNTGEALPVHRRRELAGKYGFNQVRLFGDFRINSASSKITEIIKELGKKGREGVVIKDPAMVLQPMKYTCSESNCSDLKQAFKFYNEAGRDYLYSRVIREGFQSHEWSENEEEFRERCLRLGESILLPMKKTIEQVESGERISDEFRIRVKDRETIFKFRDYLDRFGLYVALGEIERKGDEYVAEIKKVNKSTNDKTLAMLEGQLWS from the coding sequence ATGAAAAACTCCAGAAATTCAGAACTGAATATTGAAAAGGTGGCAGAGTTTCTTGAACTCCCACCTTCTAAAATTTCAGACCTTGTTGAAAAAGGAAACCTGAAACGCAATTGGGATGAATACTACGATATTTACAGGTTTCAGGGACATGCACCACAAATGGAAGATGGGACCGTGCTCATCGACCACCATGGAACTTTTGAACTGGTGCGTGGTTTTCCAAAGATTAAAAGAGCAATGCTCCTTGAGCCAGCTCTGCTGAACAATTTCAGTGAAATCTCTTCAGTTTCAGTTGAAGAGAAAATGAACGGATACAATGTCCGCGTAATAGAATTTAGGGAAAAACTCATTGCATTTACCCGCAGCGGCCATGTATGCCCTTATTCTACTGAACGAATACAGAATTTTCTTGAACCGGATTTTTTCAGGGAACATCCTGACCTTGTGGTCTATGGAGAAATGACAGGACCCGAAAATCCGTATGTTCAGAAAGAAGCTTATGGAATAGAATCACTGGATTTCTTTGTTTTTGACATACGTTACAAAAATACAGGAGAAGCTCTGCCGGTTCATCGACGAAGAGAACTTGCCGGAAAATATGGATTCAACCAGGTCAGACTCTTTGGAGATTTCAGAATCAATAGCGCCTCTTCTAAGATAACAGAAATAATAAAGGAACTTGGGAAAAAAGGAAGAGAAGGAGTTGTTATCAAAGATCCGGCAATGGTATTGCAACCAATGAAATACACGTGTTCTGAAAGTAATTGTTCTGATCTGAAGCAGGCATTTAAATTCTACAATGAAGCCGGAAGAGATTATCTATATTCAAGAGTCATTCGTGAAGGATTCCAGTCACATGAGTGGAGCGAAAATGAAGAAGAATTCAGAGAAAGATGCCTGAGACTTGGGGAAAGTATACTTCTCCCTATGAAGAAAACCATTGAACAGGTTGAAAGCGGAGAAAGAATATCCGATGAATTTCGCATACGTGTGAAAGACCGGGAAACTATTTTCAAATTCAGGGATTATCTTGACAGGTTCGGGCTCTACGTTGCACTTGGGGAAATTGAGAGAAAGGGGGACGAATACGTGGCTGAGATAAAAAAGGTGAATAAAAGCACAAATGATAAGACACTTGCAATGTTAGAAGGTCAGTTGTGGTCATGA
- a CDS encoding RNA 2'-phosphotransferase, with protein MIRKCKEHGYFRGESCPDCGDEGRYVLDDDREERLGRFISGALRHFPEDVGIEMDPQGWVELNQLCDVMKKRYKWGTMERLISLVESDRKGRYEIDDDFIRARYGHSVEVDLISEYPENDLSYLYYGVSQEEADMLLDNGIYPIRQCYVHLSTSFDKAKEAASVHTDNPVILEVDAETAQQDGVDIVTVNDDIVLARGIPPEYISVVEESGE; from the coding sequence ATGATCCGTAAATGTAAAGAGCATGGCTATTTCAGGGGAGAAAGCTGCCCTGACTGTGGAGACGAAGGACGTTATGTGCTGGATGATGATCGGGAAGAGAGGCTTGGGAGATTCATTTCCGGTGCGCTTAGACACTTCCCTGAAGATGTGGGTATTGAGATGGACCCGCAGGGATGGGTTGAACTGAACCAGCTCTGCGATGTCATGAAAAAGCGTTATAAGTGGGGTACAATGGAGCGTCTTATTTCTCTTGTTGAGTCTGACAGGAAAGGGCGCTACGAAATTGATGATGATTTTATCAGGGCAAGATATGGTCACTCAGTGGAAGTCGACCTGATATCCGAATACCCCGAAAATGATCTTTCTTATCTATATTACGGCGTAAGCCAGGAAGAAGCAGATATGCTCCTTGATAATGGAATTTATCCAATCAGGCAATGCTATGTGCACCTGAGTACTTCATTTGATAAGGCAAAAGAGGCTGCTTCAGTCCACACCGATAATCCGGTAATACTTGAAGTTGATGCAGAAACAGCACAGCAGGACGGAGTTGATATCGTTACTGTAAACGATGACATTGTTCTTGCAAGAGGCATTCCGCCTGAGTATATCAGCGTTGTAGAAGAATCCGGGGAATAA
- the rtcA gene encoding RNA 3'-terminal phosphate cyclase has protein sequence MIEIDGSYGEGGGQILRTAVALSAITGEDIHITNIRRNRPKEGLKPQHLMSIETAAMLCDADIRGAFPGSTDIYFSPSEIRGINDTISIGTAGSIPLLMQAIMPVAIFAKERTKILISGGTDVAWSPSIDYLRQVTLKALEMMGYQANITLIERGYYPKGAGFAEIEITPSRLSGFYYTPENSNENNIIHGISHCSGLPEHVAKRQANSAMEILEEIGKEAHIDVISDNFKSTGSGITLWSGLKGSVCIGKRGLPAEKVREHAARKILDELLFGAEVDVHLADQLIPYMGLAGEGFFTVKEVSKHCLTNMHITEKMLDVRFDINYGDKKKGPVEITVE, from the coding sequence ATGATAGAAATAGACGGTTCATACGGCGAGGGAGGAGGTCAGATACTCAGGACAGCCGTGGCTCTTTCTGCAATTACAGGAGAGGACATTCATATAACAAACATACGCCGAAACCGTCCAAAGGAAGGGCTAAAACCTCAACATTTAATGTCCATAGAAACTGCTGCAATGTTATGCGATGCCGATATCAGGGGAGCTTTTCCCGGTTCAACTGATATATACTTTTCTCCATCGGAAATAAGGGGGATTAACGATACTATTTCCATCGGAACTGCCGGAAGCATCCCTCTTCTTATGCAGGCAATCATGCCTGTAGCTATCTTTGCAAAAGAAAGAACAAAAATACTCATTTCCGGCGGAACTGACGTTGCATGGTCTCCTTCCATAGATTACCTCAGGCAAGTGACATTAAAAGCACTGGAAATGATGGGATACCAGGCGAATATAACACTCATTGAGCGTGGATACTATCCAAAAGGAGCGGGATTTGCAGAAATTGAGATTACCCCTTCCCGGTTGAGTGGATTCTATTACACACCTGAAAACAGTAATGAAAATAACATTATTCACGGAATATCCCACTGCTCCGGATTGCCTGAACACGTTGCAAAAAGACAGGCAAATTCTGCAATGGAGATACTGGAGGAAATTGGCAAAGAAGCTCACATTGATGTCATTTCAGACAACTTCAAATCTACCGGAAGTGGCATCACTTTGTGGTCAGGACTTAAAGGTTCTGTCTGTATAGGAAAGAGAGGGCTGCCTGCTGAAAAAGTAAGAGAACATGCGGCAAGGAAAATACTTGATGAACTTTTATTCGGGGCTGAAGTCGATGTACACCTTGCCGACCAGTTGATCCCTTACATGGGACTTGCAGGAGAAGGTTTCTTCACAGTAAAGGAAGTATCAAAGCACTGCCTTACAAATATGCATATAACTGAGAAAATGCTTGATGTAAGGTTTGACATCAACTATGGTGATAAGAAAAAAGGTCCGGTGGAGATTACCGTGGAATAA
- a CDS encoding OB-fold nucleic acid binding domain-containing protein (Replication protein A protects and stabilize the intermediate ssDNA that is generated by the unwinding action of a DNA helicase at the replication fork. In addition, SSBs prevent the formation of secondary structures by single-stranded template DNA.) translates to MDEINDIYEKLGGVISKDDFTRKVEEKVEQMSGLCDTRTAAMLVAHDLGVSDTDSEQQIQKISGITPNSGNVKIIAKVMTVYPAKEFNRNDGTVGRVANLIVADETGSIRLTLWDDRADLVKSGEIEIGQTFQIAGYVKEGYSGVEVNVGNNGVFCESDEKIEARIESKQIKDIVNGMGDINMRARVLDISDIRTFNKRDGGTGKVANLLIGDETGKIRVTLWDELTDFTQQIEIDDTVEIINAYARENNFNQQVEMQVGNRGTIKKTDDEVEFKESFTSISDIIPGESYSISGQVSGLGEIREFNRDDGTVNMVSNIYVSDDTGRIRIALWGDHALLVDELDIDTNIEIIDAYSKSGFNDEIELSAGNRTRINVL, encoded by the coding sequence ATGGACGAGATAAACGATATATATGAAAAACTCGGTGGCGTCATCAGCAAAGATGACTTTACACGCAAGGTGGAAGAAAAAGTAGAGCAGATGAGCGGACTCTGTGATACAAGGACAGCAGCTATGCTGGTCGCACATGACCTTGGCGTCAGCGATACAGATTCAGAGCAGCAAATACAGAAAATATCAGGCATTACCCCAAACAGCGGTAACGTGAAGATCATAGCCAAAGTAATGACTGTTTATCCTGCAAAGGAATTCAACAGGAACGATGGTACAGTTGGCAGGGTTGCAAATCTTATTGTTGCTGATGAGACAGGTTCTATACGCCTCACATTATGGGATGACAGGGCAGATCTTGTAAAAAGTGGTGAGATTGAGATTGGACAGACATTCCAGATAGCAGGATATGTAAAAGAAGGGTACTCCGGTGTTGAAGTTAATGTTGGTAACAATGGGGTGTTCTGCGAAAGCGATGAGAAAATAGAAGCCCGCATCGAGTCCAAACAGATCAAGGATATCGTAAATGGCATGGGTGACATCAACATGCGTGCAAGGGTACTTGACATTTCAGACATCAGGACATTCAACAAAAGAGATGGTGGTACAGGCAAGGTTGCAAACCTCCTCATTGGTGATGAGACAGGAAAAATAAGGGTAACCCTCTGGGATGAACTTACGGACTTCACACAACAGATTGAAATCGATGATACTGTAGAGATTATCAATGCCTATGCAAGAGAGAATAACTTCAACCAGCAGGTTGAGATGCAGGTAGGAAACCGTGGAACTATCAAAAAAACAGACGATGAAGTTGAATTCAAGGAAAGCTTCACTTCAATCTCTGACATTATTCCAGGTGAATCATATTCCATTTCGGGACAGGTTTCAGGTCTTGGAGAAATAAGAGAATTTAACCGTGATGATGGAACAGTGAACATGGTATCCAACATCTACGTATCAGATGACACCGGAAGGATACGCATCGCACTCTGGGGAGATCATGCACTTCTTGTAGATGAGCTTGATATCGATACTAACATAGAGATAATCGATGCATACTCAAAATCCGGATTCAACGATGAGATTGAACTCAGTGCAGGAAACCGTACAAGAATAAACGTTCTTTAA
- a CDS encoding CBS domain-containing protein: MVLNAHDDMETDVSIMEIENEMSVREIMSKEIFDIDTTASVLDVANRMAESGTGSIVVTENGDSIGIITEHDILVKTVSRNVLPSEMTAREIMSSPIIATKPTTNIIEAAGMMVKSDIRRLAVMEGDKIVGMITDRDILAIAPGLNTILEEMIELHHENNIQHEPELERGICQRCGALVDSLTDVNGLMLCEDCKEEEGYYD, from the coding sequence ATGGTCTTGAATGCTCATGATGACATGGAAACCGATGTCTCCATAATGGAGATTGAAAATGAGATGTCGGTCAGGGAAATAATGTCAAAGGAAATTTTTGACATTGATACCACTGCCAGTGTTCTCGATGTTGCGAACAGGATGGCAGAAAGTGGTACTGGCAGCATTGTCGTTACAGAAAATGGTGACAGTATAGGTATCATTACTGAGCATGACATTCTGGTGAAAACCGTTTCCAGAAATGTACTACCCTCTGAGATGACAGCCAGAGAAATAATGTCATCACCTATCATAGCAACAAAGCCTACTACGAATATAATTGAGGCTGCCGGAATGATGGTCAAGTCTGACATCAGAAGGCTTGCTGTGATGGAAGGAGACAAAATAGTGGGAATGATAACGGACAGGGATATACTAGCCATAGCTCCGGGTCTGAACACTATTCTGGAAGAAATGATCGAACTTCATCATGAAAACAACATTCAGCATGAGCCGGAACTTGAGCGTGGCATTTGCCAGCGTTGCGGAGCTCTGGTAGACAGCCTGACGGATGTTAACGGATTGATGCTGTGCGAAGACTGCAAAGAGGAAGAAGGTTACTATGACTAG